The genomic stretch GGGCCGACAGCCCTGGCTCGCAAAGTACCCGTCGACTCGCCCACGCAGTGCCACCCGAAAAGGATCGCGGCCGGCAAAACGTGGCCGGCCGGCGAGCGCAGCGGTTCCGCCGTTGCCCTCCGTAGCGCCGTTTGTCAGCGTCATGGTACCTCGTGTGTACTGGACCGTCGGAACGCTACCCGCCGCAAGTGGCAGGTACCTCTTCGGTTCCGGGGGGGAGTTCAGGACTCAACCGCCATTCCCGGATGTCAAGGCGGCAACCCCTCCCGGTCGTCCGGTTCGTCCTCCGCAGCACTGGCTGCGGACAAACAGGCGAACACGGGCTTGTTTCCGCTACGAGCCGCGGATGCTAGCGCCGTGTTGCCCGCCATGCAAGGGGTTTGGTCGTCGGTACTCGTCGATCATGTTCCACCTACCCTGCCAGGCCGTCGCAGGTTAGGCCTAACACAAACGTCCCAGGTCAAGCCCGCGCGCAATAAAACGCCCTCTCTGGCCGCACGTAGCGACGAAAGAGGGCGAGTCGATGCACTCTTCGACAAGATCCGGACTAGCGGCGTCGCAATGTCAGCAGTACCAGACCCACGCCGAAAGCGAGGATACTGGACGGTTCCGGCACCACGCGGACCTGGAGGTCATCGTGATAGCCGATGCCGGCGCGTGCCACCGTACCGTTATAATCCGCACCGAGGTTGATATTCCACGAGTTGAGCCCGGCGCCATTCGAGTTGACGAGGTTCACCGCGGCGTACGGGGCCGACCAGATCTCGGTGAGACTGGCATCGTAGACCGCCGCGCCGCCACCCACTCCATCATAGGTCAGGACAACCTTGACCCAGTTGCCAACCAGTCGCGGATCGGTGAACACGCCCACACCCGAGTACGTGGAGGACCACGAGGTGCCGGCCCGAATGGTGCCATTGCCACTGATGGTGAGTCCGAGATTCGTACTGCCCAGCGTTCCCGCGCCTGAGTTTACCGCGTACACGCCGTACAGGCGGTCCAACCCGGAGCTCTGATCGACATACACCCACGCTGAAATCTCCAGCGGCGTGGCCGGGGAGATCGCACCATTCTGTCCGTCGAACGATCGGCGCACGCTGTAGAAGCTGTTGAGCGCGCCGCTGTTGTCCCACTTCAGACTCTGCGCGCCGGTCCGGGCAAAACTGTTCTGGATCGCCTGCGAGTTTCCTGAGCTCGAACCGTTTACCCAGCCGTCCTGGGTGGCGATACTGCCCAGCGCAAACGGCGGATTTTCGAAGCTCGTGCTGTAGATGCTGGCGTTGGCGCTCAGCACGAGCACACCAGCGAGCACGACGGTCATGCCCACGTTCCGAGTAAGTCCTCTCATGTCACTCCTCCTGTGAATGTAGCCCTGAGATTGTCGGCCATCGATCCACGTGAGCCGCCACAGGCCCTTGTTGACGTGTTTTTTCTCGTGGGACGGCCTCGACTACCCTGCATCATAGCCACATCCGCTAGTTAACTCAATACAAATGCTGCCATTACGAAACGCCGCGCGCATGGTCCGAAAACTACCGGTACACCCACGCCCTGCAACGTCATCCCCTGGCGGCCTCTTGGGAATGCCGGCACCGGCACGACCACCACCACCCCAATCGTCAGAAACCGGCCCGCGCCCGCCGCTGCCCGTGCGACCACTCCGTCCCGACGCTACGCTACCACCACCATGCTTCCACCTTTGGACTCAGGAAGAGCGTATTGCCCCACGTACGCTCCCGTGACCTCCCCCAGCGGGCTTCTCGAATCACGCCGGCTGCTTTCGATTGTGCTTCTCGCAATCACCGGCGCTGCCGCGACTGCGAGCGACTTGCGCTACGCCCTGCAATCTGGCGATCTGTTCGTATATGAGCACCGGGCCGTTTCTGACCCACCCGGGGTCCCTGCTGAATCAGTCGCGTCGGGCGCGGGTTTCCAGAACACGCGTGTGCGCGTGTGGTGCCTGGGCAGCCGCGGGGACCGCCTGCGTATGCTCGTTGACTGGCACCGGGTGGCCGCCGGAAACCTCCCCGCGCTGCATGGGGCTATACTGCTCGAGATGGATGCCGCCGGCCGCTACACCGTGACGCCGGAGCTCGCGGCGCGCCTCGAGCCCGACGCCCACTTGTTGGAGGTGTTGCCCCCCCTTCCAATCGCAGGCGGCTTGACGACCGCGTGGGGCGCCGCCATGGACGTGCGCGGCTACGAGTATCGCTATGAGCGCGCGCGTGAAGTGACAGCCCCGGAAGCAACGCAGATCAACTTCAGCATGACCGAATCCACCTGCGGCCCCGGTGGCACCGTCGGCGGAGGACAGTTTGCGTGGGACGGGCAGAAGGCCATCTCAGGCACCAGTTGGCTCACGGAGGGCACCGGCACAACGACACGTCACACCTGGCGCCTGATCGGCACACGACGACAGACACCCGCGTGGGCTGAACGCCGCCAGCGCGAAGCAGACCGATTGCTTCAAACTTGGCGAAGCGAAGATCGGTTGTTGCGTGAACTCCTCACGCAACCCGAGCAGCGTGCCACCACGTTCGCACAGCTCGACCGAATCTGGGCCGCGTTCGGTTCCGACACAGACGCGGCCGACGGCTCCCCGTTGGCGGAGCTGGCCTCGGCGCGCCGGTCCGCTCTGTACCGCGAGCAGAACACAATCGTGCGAGACGCCGGGCTGGTCCAGCGTTGGACGGGCACTCCAGTGCGACCATGGACCCTCCCGGACCTGGCGGGCAAGGCACGTACGAGCGAAGAGCTCCGGCGCGGGGTGGTCCTGGAGATCTGCTGGGATGAGGGGCGGGCGTCTCGACGGGCTCTCGCAGCACTGGGAGCGCTGCGCGAGCGTGACGTGCAGGTGCTGGGCTACGCGATCCACCGCGATCCCCAGCAGATGCAGCCCACGGCGGCGCAGTGCGCGCCGGACCTGGAGCAGATCTGGGCCCGGCCACTGCTCTGGGCCGACGGCCTCACCGACGCGGATCTCCATCGACTCGCGCCGCTCGTTCGCGTAGTGGACCGCAACGGACGCATACGCGGGGTGTGGTTCTGTTGGCGACCCGACCAGGACGGCCCACTACGACTGGCGCGCGAGTTGGTCGCCGAACCCGCACCGCCATCTCCGCGACGCGCGCCGGCCGGACTCCGGCCGCTGCCACCGGAGCGGGCCGCCGCACCCGCGCGGTGAACGCCAGAAAGCGGTACTCTTGCACCTGGTTCGCGGGTTTCATGTTCCTCCTCAGTGGAAAGGTACGGGACGCAGACATGCGGCTTGTCATCGCAGTGGTTGGGGCGGCGTTGAGTTGCCTGGCGGGGTGTGCACAACGTGGGACCGCACCCGAGCCGGTGCGTCCGATCACGACGGAGCTCACTGCGGCCGAAGCCGAAGAGCGGGCGGAGGTGGTGCGGCGCGACCCCCGCACCTACCTGCGCACCGTGTACCTGAATTGCACTGGGCTGGCGGAGTACACGCTGGTCTTCACGCGGCAGGAGCGACGCGGCCTGCTGCGCACGCTGACGCCCCCGGAGCGCATCCAGGTTTGGTTCCGCCGCGCACCCTTCAGCGTTCGCATGAAGTGGCTCGACGAAGACGTGAAGTACGGCGAGAGTGTCTTTGTACGCGGGCAGTTCGATGACCAGGTGCGCTTCGTGACGCGCCGCTGGTCGCCACCGTTGCTGCCCCCGCCGCAGGTCAACCGGGTGGCGGTCAACGTGCCCGCGATGTTCGGCGAGGCCCGCCGCCCTGTCACGGACTTCGGCCTCGAGCTGCTCATGGAACGTACGCTCGCCACTTTCACCGCCGCGCGCGACGACGGATTGCTTGTGTACGAGGGTGTCGTGACCCACGCCGGCACCGGGCGGCGCGCTCATCGCCTGCGATTGGAATACAACCCGAACAAGTTCCCCGTACCGACCCAGGAACTCTACATCGACGTCGCCACGGATCTGCCACTCGGCACCGTCCTGCGCCTGGCCAATGGCCAGCTCGATGCGTCCTATACGTACGCCGAACTCGACACCACGGTGCGCCTGACGGAGAACGACTTCCTGCTGCCGCAGGAGCGCGAACAGCGCGATCGCAAGGGACGGGGCGGTGAGGCCTCCTGATGCCGAAGCCGCGTTCTACTCCCTCCGACGAAGCATGGATGCGGCACGCGCTTGCGCTCGCCGGGCGCGGTCGGGGCTTCGTGGAACCCAACCCCATGGTGGGCTGCGTGCTGGTGCGCGGCGGGAAGCGGATCGGCTCGGGCTACCACCGGCGTTTCGGGGGGCCCCATGCCGAGGTGGAGGCCCTGCGCCATTGCGCGGTGAATCCCCACGGCGCCACCGCGTACGTGACACTCGAACCCTGCTGTCACCACGGCAAAACCCCGCCCTGTACCGACGCCCTCATCGCGGCGGGGATCCAGCGTGTCGTCGCGGCCATCACGGACCCCTTCTCCAGTGTGGCGGGGGGTGGATGCGCGGCGCTGCGCGCGGCGGGAGTCACGGTGGAGGTGGGCCTGTGTGCGGCGGAGGCCGCGGCGCTCAATGCCCCGTACCTCAAGCGTGTCAGCACCGGCCGGCCATGGATCATCCTCAAGTGGGCCCAGTCACTCGACGGCCGCATCGCCACGCACCGGGGCGATAGCCGCTGGATCAGCGATGAACACTGTCGCCAACACGCGCATCGCGTGCGTGCGAACATGGACGGCATCATCGTCGGTGTCGGCACGGTGCTCAGCGATGATCCCCTGCTGACCTGCCGCTTCGTACGTCCGCGGCGCAGCACTACCCGCATCGTGCTCGACACGCATCTGCGGACGCCGCTGCGCAGCCAGTTGGTACGGACCGCAGCAGCAACCCCGACCTGGGTCTTCTGCGGCCGCAATGCCAGCCCGGCGCGCCAACAGCAGCTTGAAAAGTTCGGCTGTCGGGTCACGCGGGTGGCTCTGCACCGTGGCCGAGTGGGGGTGCGCGCGGTGCTGGACGCCTGTGGCCAAGCAGGTATGACCAACGTACTGGTGGAAGGCGGGAGTGCCGTCCATGGCACCTTCCTCGATGGTGGCTGGGCCGACGAGCTGCACGCATACTTCGCCCCGTTGCTGCTGGGCGGAGCCGGGGCCCCGGGTGCGGTGGGCGGCCAGGGTGTCGCGACCGTGGCCGATGCGCAGCGCTTCGCGAGCCCACCAACATGGCGCCGGCTCGGCCACGGGTGGCTGGTGCAGGGGCGACTCCAACCGCGGCGCGCCGCCGAACACGGACTCCAGATGTGTTAGGCCAAGGCGCGCTTCGGTCGTTGTGAAACCTGCGAAACACCCCCAGCGAAACCTGCCATCCACTGCCACCGCGCGCACCAGGGAGTCTAACGCCGTACCCTTGGAATTCATTTGTTATCAGTTCCGGGAGCAATTACGCCCGGTGGCTCTCAGGAAGCGCGGCCACTCTGCCGATCTGGGCTTCAGGTGCAGCCCGGGGGTCCAGGGCTGCAACGGGATTGAAGTCCGTGGAGGATTCAGGCCGTTGTTCGCATGGGATGAAACGCTTTCGATCGGCATCTTGCGGTTTGACCGTGAGCACCAGGCGCTCTTTGCGCAGTTGAGCAAACTGCACGACGCGATCACGCAGGGTTGCTCGCTGCATGTTCAAGAGCGCATCCTGCGTGAACTGGTGCGCCACGCCGTCCAGCACTTCCGCAACGAAGAACACTTCATGCGCTCGGCCCAGTACCCGGGTTACGAAGCTCATGCCATTGAGCACCGCAATCTTGAACACAAGATCCTGGACCTCGAGCTGCGCATGCAACGCAACGCAGGCAGCATCGAGTCCGAAACACTCGCTTTTCTCCGCAACTGGGTCGTGCAGCACATTCAGGAATGCGACTCGAAGCTAGCCACCTGTGTTCCAACGCCTACGTCGCACTGCTCCAGCGCGCCCGCATCCGCTGGGCCATCCACAAGCTGATCTCCCACAGGTCCGTTACCGGCTGCCGGGTCCACGGGAGCGTCGGCAGGTAATCGGGCGGACCGAATTCCGGGTCAAAGGTAAGCTGGGTGCGTCCCACGGCCGCGCCCGCAGCCCGGATCGCGTCCCACCATTCCTCGTGGCGCGCGACACGGTGTGCATGCTCCGGCGCGCGCGGATCGTTCACCTGCGCGGCTTCCTCCCAGCCGATGCGCCCGTGGATGTGGATTGCGCGGGGGATCATCACTTCGAGAAAGTCCTGCATATTGTCGAGCAGTGATTCGCAGACATTGCAGAAATGGCTGAAGTCGGCGCAGATCTGCACTTCCGGCACGGCCTCGAGGTATGCGGACGTCTGCCAGGGGTTGCACAACATGCGGCCGCGATGCGTTTCGTGAGCCACCGCCACGCCCAGATCCGCCTCGATCCGGACCGCTTCGCGGAGAAAGCGGCAACCTTCGTCAAACGGCGTGCGGTCACGCAGGGCATGCAGGGTCGCACACACCGGTCGGTAGGGCACCAACCGCTCCAGCTCTCTCCGGTAGCCGGCGATGTCGTCCACAAAGAACATGCCGACATACGTCAACCCGTACCGCGCACAAAGCTCCTGCCACTCGGCAGCGGAAACCTCCGGGCAGGGGCATTCGACCCCGTCGTAGCCCGCGGTCCGGATCCGGGCGAGTTTCTGCTCGAGCGTGGCGGCGGCGGGCTCATAGCCCCAGAGCGATTTCACGAACTTGATCTGCATGCGATCCTCCTGCTGGGGGGCACACCCCGCGGTGAGTGTAGGAGCCCACTGCCCAGCTCGCGAGTCCCGCCATCTCGTCATCCACCCTGCGCCGTAGGGGGCCTGGCCCCTGCGCGGCCAGCTCACCAGGTACGGCACACTCATTCGCATCACCGGCGTGCCGACTGTCGCCCACTTTATGAGACGCCCTGTTCCACCCGGGGGTTGCAATCAAGCTGCCCCCCGATCACGTCGAAGGCACATATGGGAGCCGGTTCGCGCTCCCGCCGGTGAAGGCGCGATCTGGAGATCACGCTGCCGATCTACGTGCGAGCCGAACTCTCCGCTGCCCATGTCACAAGCGCCGCGCGTATACCTATTCGACGGTGGTGGTGCCGAAAGTAACGCACTCGCCGCCCGGCTCGCGCAATGCGGCCTTGCGCCGTTGGCGGTACCTGCCCGGGACGCGGGTCAAATCGCGACTGCCCGTGCCGGCAGCGACGTGGCCGTCCTCCTACTGGGCCGCGAGCACAGCGCGGAAGCAACCCCGCTCACACCCGTGCTGCGCGAACTGGTGCGTACGCACGTGGCGACCGTCGTCTGCGGCGGAGATCCAGCGCTGCGGCGCGAAGGTGGCCCCCTGATCGAATGGGTCGCCGCCGATGCCTCGGTTGACGAAATTGCCGGCAAGGTCGGGACACTCGTGCAGTACAGTCCACTCGTGCATGCCCTCGAGCGTGAACTGACGCACTTGCAACGGCTCGGTGAGCAGCTCAACCGTTATTTCAGCGAGATTGACCAGGAAATGCGCATGGCGGGTCGGCTGCAACGCGACTTCATGCCGCGCGAGTTGCCCGAAGTCGGTCCGCTGCACTTCGAGTTCGTCTTCCAGCCCGCCACCTGGGTCAGCGGTGATCTCTACGATGTCTTCCGCATCGACGAGCACACCGTCGGGGTCTTCCTCGCGGATGCCATGGGACACGGTGTCGCCGCCGGCCTCCTGACGATGTTCCTGCGCTACGCCCTTGTGACCAAGCGCATCACGGGCAACCACTACGTGGTTGTGCCGCCGTCAGCCGCACTGGACCATCTGCACCGTTGCCTGCTGCGCCAGAAGCTGCCAAACGCGCAGTTCGTGACGGCCGTCTACCTGACGATTGACACTCGGACGGGCCAATGCCGCCTCGCGCGGGGTGGACACCCATACCCGCTGCTGGTCGACACCGACGGTGCGGTACGTGAGCTGCGCTCCAGCGGCAGTCTGCTCGGGATTGCCGATATCCCGGTCGAGTTCGAGGAAACGAGCTTCACGCTCTCCCCGGGGCAGAAACTCGTTCTGTATACCGATGGCATCGAAGATTGCCTGCTCACTCCCGGAACCGACGGTGACATGCCGCGCTTCAGCCCGTACCTGCTGTCCTGGGCGAAACTCCCGGCCGCCGAGCTGGTGGGCAGCGCGCGCGAGTTTCTCGCCTGCCGGGAGGGCTCGCTGCACCCCCACGACGACATGACCCTGCTGGTGGTCGAGATGGGTACCGCCACCCCCTTCCCGTTGACCGGGCCCCTCCCAGAGCGCCCGCCGGTCTGACCGCCGTCTCACGCACCCGACCGCATTGAGCACCCCCGCGCCGCGGCCTACACTACCGGCATGTTTGAAGCTCTCAGCAATCGATTGGCGGGCGTCTTCCAGAGTCTGCGCGGGCGCGGCCGGATCAGCGAAGCCAATGTGCGCGAAGCGATGGCCATGCTGCGCACGGCACTGCTCGAAGCGGACGTGAACGTCGAAGTTGCGCGGAAGTTCTGCGACGAATGCGTTCAGAAAGCGCTCGGCCAGGAAGTGATCAGCACCCTGCGGCCCGAGCAGGTGATGGTCAAGGTCGTGCATGATGAGCTGGTACGGCTCATGGGCCCGATCGAAACGCGCATCCCGTTCGTTTCCACACCGCCGACGATCATCCTCATGGCGGGTCTGCAGGGCTCGGGCAAAACCACCACCTGCGCCAAACTGGCCCGCTATTGCATGCTGCGCGGCAAGAAGCCGCTGCTGGTTGCGGCCGACCTCAAGCGTCCTGCGGCCATCGACCAGCTCGAAGTGCTCGGGCAGCAGGTGGGCGTCCCGGTGTACACCGAGCGAGACCACCAGAACCCCGTGAAGGTCTGCCGTAACGCGGTCAGCCAGTCGCGCAAGCTCGACCGTGATGTGGTCATCCTTGATACCGCCGGTCGCCTGGCGATCGACGACGAGCTGATGGAGGAAATTTCGCAGGTTGCGAAAGCCACCAGCCCGCACCAGATCTATCTCGTGCTCGACGCCATGACCGGGCAGGACGCCGTCCATACCGCAAAGTCCTTTGATCAGCGGCTCGAACTGGACGGCGCCATCCTGACGAAGTTCGACTCCGATACCCGGGGTGGCGCCGCGCTCAGCGTGAAGGCCGTCACCGGCAAGCCGATCAAGTTCATCGGCGTCGGCGAGAAGCTGGACGCGCTCGAGGAGTTCCACCCCGAGCGCATCGCCGGGCGCATCCTCGGCATGGGCGATATCGTTTCACTCGTCGAAAAGGCCCAGCAGCAGTTCGACGAGAAAGAGGCCCTGGCCCAGCAGGAGAAGATGGCCAAGGGCCAGTTCGGGCTCGACGACTTCCTCGTCCAACTCGACAAGATCCGCAACATGGGGTCGATGAAGTCAATCATGAAGATGATCCCCGGCATGGGACAGGCCCTGGAAGGACTGGACATGCCCGAGGAAGAGCTCAACCGGGTCAAGGGCATCATCCACTCGATGACCCCGCGCGAGCGTAAGGATCCGGACCTGATTGAGGCCTCGCGGCGCCGCCGCATCGCCCGCGGGGCCGGCGTGGAGCAGCAGGAAGTCAGCGGGCTCTGCAAGCAGTTCCGCGAAATGCGCGGCATGATGAAGCTGATGGCCGGTCAAGGCATGGGCGGCAAGCTGAAGATGATGCAGCAACTCGGTCAGATGGGCGCCTTGACCGGCGGCACCATGCCGAAGGTGAAGAAGGGATCGACGCGCTACAACCCCCAGCGGCCTGACAAAAAACGCCGCCGCCGCCGCTGAACCTCGGGCCGTCCCGCTTTGCCGCCTGGTTACTTCCGCAACTCGGGCGGCAGCCGTTCCCCGAACTCCGCCAGGTCCTCTGGCGTCAGATCCCGATCGATCGCGTATTCCTCGCGCAACCACTTGCCCAGATCGACCATTCGGCAGCGCTCGCAGCAGAATGGGAATCGCGCAGGCAGCGCCCCCTCGTACTCCACCGGGTGGCCGCAAGTTGCACAGGGATAGCTCGCCATGCTGAGATTTTTAGTCGCGCGCCCGAGAATCGCAAGCCGGCCCCTCCGCCAACGCGCCCGTCTCCCCAACCGCGACACCGCAGGCGACCGACAGCGCCGCCAGTTGCAGGCGTCGCAGCTCTGCCCCGCAGATCCCACTGACCACCCCCAGGACGTATGCCCGGCACAACGCGACGTGGTAGAGCGGCTGGGCCGACTCGTTCGGGAACCGCACCAGGTCGCGCTGCCGCCGCAGCCACGACGGTGAGCGACGAAACCATGCCGCGGCCTCCCGTGGCGACATCAGCTCAGGCAATTGAAATCCACCGGACGGCATCGGAGATCCTCCGTGGTGCCGCACCCCGGCGGCCCTGACCGGAAGTATAGCCCGCGCAGCCGACCAGTGCAAGTAAATCTAGTTTTCCGTGTCCTGACCGCTCTGCTAGCCAATACGCACCTGCACGACATGCGTCCCACCGGCCGGCGGCGGCGACAGCACCGCACCCGCCAACCGCGTCCCGTCAACCGTCACCTCCACCTGCCCGGCCGCCAGCCCCGCCGCCCGCTCAATTCGGATGTGCAGGGTGCTGCCACGCCAGAAACGCGTCATCGACGCCTCGGCCCAGTCGGCCGGCAGCACCGGATCGAAACGCAGCCCGTCCCACTCCGGCCGCACCCCCAGCACCCACTGCGTGACGATGCGGTGCAACCACTGTGCCGACCCCGTATACCACGTCCAGCCCGCCCGGCCATGATGCGGCGACTGCGGACCATCGACATTGCCCGGCAGCACGTACGGTTCGGCCCAGTAGCGCTCCGGGTCCTTGCGCATCGGATTGATCGCCTGGAGCAGCCGCCCCACCTGCTCATGATCCCGCATTTTGGCGGCCGCGGCGATCGCCCACGTGGCGGCATGCGTGTAAACGCCACCATTCTCGCGCAGCCCGGGAGCGTAGCGCGTGATGTAGCCGATCGCACTGACCGGCTGGTCGAACGCTGGCGCAAGCAACAGGGCGCCGGCGTCGGTAACGAGGTGCTTACAGACGGCGTCCCAGCACTGCCGCGCGCGGTCCGGCGACGCGATATCGTTGAGAATCGCCCAGGTCTGGGTATTGAGGAAAATCCGTCCCACGCGGTTCTCGGCACTGCCAAGTTTGCTGCCATCATCCAACGTAGCGCGATAGTACCACTCCCCATCCCAGCCATGGTGGTTCAGCGCCGCCAGGAGTGCCGCCCGCTGATGGTGCAGTTCCGCCGCTCGTTGCAGGGCGCGCTCCCGCGGTACGCTCGGGGAGAGCTGTTGGGCCTGCGCCGCCCCTCCGGTAAAGGTGCCGGGCTCGCCGATGCGGCGGTAGATCTCTGCCCAATCCGCGAGCAGCCCTGCCAGGAACTGCCCAAGCCAGATGGACTCGCCGCGCTCCTGAAGACCAACGGCGCTGAGGCCGTCGTTCCAGTCACCGGCACCGATGAAAGGCAGGCCGCGTGAGCTGGTGCGCTGCGCGACCCGTGCGAATGCTCGTTCCACGTGGTCCACCAGTGGGGTCGGACGTGCGTCATCCAGATAGGGCGCTTCATCCGCGAGAATCGTCAGATCGCCTGTTTCGCGGATGTAATTGGCCGTCACGAATGCCAGCCACAACAGGTCGTCCGTCATCTTCGTGACGTGGCCCTGCTCCGTGAGCGGATGCCACCAGTGGTAGACGGAGCCATCCGTGAACTGGTGCGCGGCGTGCAGACGCACCTGCTCGCGGCAGCGCTGCGGGTCGATCGTCAGCCAGACCTGCGAATCCTGCAACTGATCGCGGAAGCCGAATGCGCCGCTCTGCTGGTAATACCCGCAGCGCCCCCACAGTCGTCCGGAAATTGTCTGGTAGCGGGTCCAGTCGTTGGTGAGCGCATCGACGGACACGTCAGGCGTCTCGATCCGCTGGGTCGCAAGCAGTTCCCGCCACTGGTTCTGCACACGACTCAACTCCGCATCCATGCGGGCAGCATCCAGCGACCGATCCAGTAAATCCGCGGCCGTCTCCTGGGAAGAGCCCACCGCCAGCGCAAACCCGACCGTGCGGCGCTCCCCGCGGCGCAACTCGACCGCACTCCGCAGCGCAGCAATCGCATCGCCGTGTCGACCGAATTCCGGCTGCCACTGGTCGGCGGACAAAGCCTCCGGATTTCGCAGGTCGCCGTAGCGCCCCGTGAACGCTCCTTTCTCCCCCTGCGCCCACAGGGCCGGTTCCGTGCTACCCAGAGCGGTCACGTAAGGGAAGGATGTGTTCCAGTGCCCGAAGCGCGCCGAAGGCACTTCCCACATATGGTTCCAGGCGAAGATCGCGCGCCGTTCGGCGTCGAAGGCGTTCTCCAGAAAGAGCTTGTGAAACTCCCGCCGCGGCGACGGGAGCACACCGCAATTCCACTCCAGGTAGGCGGTCAGTTCAAGCCGCCGCGGCCGTTCGGTGCGATTCTCAAGCTCCACGCGCCACAGTTCGACCGTGTCTGTCGCGTGTGCGAACAGCGTCCAGGTCGCTCGAATGCCCCCCAACTCGGTCACGAACTGCGTGTAACCCAAGCCATGACGGCATTCGAAGGTGTCATAGCGCGGCCAGGTCGGCGCCGGCGACAGGGACCATACAGCGCCGCTCTCCGTATCCCGGACGTAGAGAAACTTCCCCGAACAGTCTGCCGTGAGATCCTGTTGCCAGCGTGTGAGCACCGCGAGTTGCGAATTGTCGACCCAGGTG from Phycisphaerales bacterium encodes the following:
- a CDS encoding glycosyl transferase family 36, producing the protein MTSANVVPAGVRAERTGFAPNPYGYFTPDGREFRITDWRTPRPWANIIANPRFGLAVSQTGSGFTWVDNSQLAVLTRWQQDLTADCSGKFLYVRDTESGAVWSLSPAPTWPRYDTFECRHGLGYTQFVTELGGIRATWTLFAHATDTVELWRVELENRTERPRRLELTAYLEWNCGVLPSPRREFHKLFLENAFDAERRAIFAWNHMWEVPSARFGHWNTSFPYVTALGSTEPALWAQGEKGAFTGRYGDLRNPEALSADQWQPEFGRHGDAIAALRSAVELRRGERRTVGFALAVGSSQETAADLLDRSLDAARMDAELSRVQNQWRELLATQRIETPDVSVDALTNDWTRYQTISGRLWGRCGYYQQSGAFGFRDQLQDSQVWLTIDPQRCREQVRLHAAHQFTDGSVYHWWHPLTEQGHVTKMTDDLLWLAFVTANYIRETGDLTILADEAPYLDDARPTPLVDHVERAFARVAQRTSSRGLPFIGAGDWNDGLSAVGLQERGESIWLGQFLAGLLADWAEIYRRIGEPGTFTGGAAQAQQLSPSVPRERALQRAAELHHQRAALLAALNHHGWDGEWYYRATLDDGSKLGSAENRVGRIFLNTQTWAILNDIASPDRARQCWDAVCKHLVTDAGALLLAPAFDQPVSAIGYITRYAPGLRENGGVYTHAATWAIAAAAKMRDHEQVGRLLQAINPMRKDPERYWAEPYVLPGNVDGPQSPHHGRAGWTWYTGSAQWLHRIVTQWVLGVRPEWDGLRFDPVLPADWAEASMTRFWRGSTLHIRIERAAGLAAGQVEVTVDGTRLAGAVLSPPPAGGTHVVQVRIG